The following are encoded together in the Poseidonibacter lekithochrous genome:
- a CDS encoding putative quinol monooxygenase has translation METKVILTLTVKADTKKEFMEFLDKNVPNVRSFEGCSQVNLYFDEKTNEMVISENWQSKTHHGKYIEFISKNGVMQSLISFLQKEPSIKYYEALKI, from the coding sequence ATGGAAACAAAAGTGATTTTAACATTAACAGTTAAAGCAGACACAAAAAAAGAGTTTATGGAATTTTTAGATAAAAATGTACCAAATGTACGATCTTTTGAAGGATGCTCTCAAGTAAATTTATATTTTGATGAAAAAACAAATGAAATGGTAATTAGTGAAAACTGGCAATCAAAAACTCACCATGGCAAATATATTGAATTTATTTCAAAAAATGGTGTGATGCAAAGCCTAATCTCTTTTTTACAAAAAGAACCAAGTATTAAATACTATGAAGCACTTAAAATATAA
- a CDS encoding diguanylate cyclase domain-containing protein — MRLRYLFIVTFSLVALIPLILFWMWPYSKALESEYNDVKERHLLIAKNLAGAFERYYKDVTGVLVILNDDIDKESESIKTIFKSYGYQSVLEVSKKGDVLNCLSIRETICQTKVSPHILELAIASIKKDQIVLSTVTEDKSMNTGPILLGLKEKGDNFIIAYLSTDYIVQMGKKVAFGKKGHAAVVDQEGNVLAHPLDSWIKSRKNISKVSAVQKMMSGQTGIEIFYSPALKDDMIAGYTSVSGSNWGVMVPQPVSELKNKAKSIDEMAMYVLLLGLGLALLITIPISFLLINPLERLSSVIRAIGKGRNETKIEFNTSKIMPLEIRELKNGFIKMMDKIDDNNKSITRLAYTDMNTGLPNRNYFYELINKSFDKMKKNNQKGALVFIDFDGFKEVNDTHGHRAGDELLSMFAQRLMKHFSFSNESKTTSIYDIECLHDAVPARLAGDEFVILFRNISDKDEIKRKVEELFEDVFTEYTLYGDVKLKLSGSAGIALFPKDGDKYNKILKSADMAMYSAKAAGKNTIKFYKA, encoded by the coding sequence ATGCGTTTACGTTATCTATTTATAGTCACTTTTTCATTAGTAGCATTGATCCCTTTAATACTATTTTGGATGTGGCCATACTCAAAAGCATTAGAATCAGAATATAACGATGTAAAAGAAAGACACTTACTTATTGCCAAAAATCTTGCGGGTGCATTTGAGAGATACTACAAAGATGTGACTGGAGTTCTAGTTATATTAAATGATGATATTGATAAAGAAAGTGAATCTATCAAAACTATATTTAAAAGTTATGGTTATCAATCTGTTCTAGAAGTATCAAAAAAAGGTGATGTACTAAACTGTCTTTCTATAAGAGAGACTATTTGTCAAACAAAAGTTTCACCACATATATTAGAACTTGCAATTGCATCTATAAAAAAAGATCAAATTGTTTTATCAACGGTGACAGAAGATAAGAGTATGAATACTGGACCAATTCTTTTAGGATTAAAAGAAAAAGGTGATAATTTTATAATTGCTTATTTATCAACTGATTATATTGTTCAAATGGGAAAAAAGGTTGCCTTTGGTAAGAAAGGACATGCTGCTGTTGTTGATCAAGAAGGTAATGTTCTTGCTCATCCTTTAGATTCATGGATTAAAAGCCGAAAAAATATATCAAAAGTTAGTGCTGTTCAAAAAATGATGTCAGGTCAAACTGGTATTGAGATATTTTATTCTCCTGCTTTAAAAGACGATATGATTGCGGGATATACTTCTGTATCTGGTTCAAACTGGGGAGTAATGGTTCCTCAACCAGTATCTGAGTTAAAAAATAAAGCAAAAAGTATTGATGAAATGGCAATGTATGTATTACTTCTTGGTTTAGGTCTAGCATTATTAATTACTATTCCAATTTCTTTTTTACTTATTAATCCATTAGAGAGATTATCTTCTGTAATTAGAGCTATTGGAAAAGGTAGAAATGAAACTAAAATTGAGTTTAATACTTCAAAAATAATGCCTTTAGAAATTAGAGAATTAAAAAATGGCTTTATTAAAATGATGGATAAAATTGATGACAATAATAAATCTATTACACGTCTTGCTTATACTGATATGAATACAGGATTACCAAATAGAAACTATTTTTATGAATTAATAAATAAATCTTTTGATAAGATGAAAAAAAACAATCAAAAAGGTGCTTTAGTATTTATTGATTTTGATGGATTTAAAGAAGTTAATGATACCCATGGACATAGAGCAGGGGATGAATTACTATCTATGTTTGCACAAAGACTAATGAAACATTTTTCTTTTTCAAATGAGTCAAAAACTACTTCTATTTATGATATAGAATGCTTACATGATGCTGTTCCAGCTAGGTTAGCAGGAGATGAGTTTGTTATTCTTTTCAGGAATATTAGTGATAAAGATGAAATTAAAAGAAAAGTTGAAGAACTATTCGAAGATGTATTTACTGAATATACTTTATATGGTGATGTAAAGTTAAAACTTTCAGGAAGTGCTGGAATTGCACTGTTCCCAAAAGATGGGGATAAATATAACAAGATTTTAAAATCAGCAGATATGGCAATGTACTCTGCCAAAGCTGCTGGTAAAAATACTATAAAATTTTATAAGGCCTAG
- a CDS encoding ACP phosphodiesterase has translation MNWLAHVFLSEQNIDFQVGNFISDPLKGKAWENASEDIKKGMEVHKIIDSYTDSHAVFKQSKKRLKDKGLLKAVIVDFTYDYLLAKNWDKFCNIELNEFMNDFYKNAEKRKIDYPSRPKEIVSNMVSRDLLNYQDLNHLKQAFVRLDRRLSERLSKRDSAISYYEIAQDKMPQLEEDFLEFFPDLIQKVKENTDINKLFHWKI, from the coding sequence ATGAACTGGTTAGCTCATGTATTTTTATCTGAACAAAACATAGATTTTCAAGTAGGAAATTTTATATCAGACCCACTTAAAGGTAAAGCATGGGAAAATGCAAGTGAAGATATAAAAAAAGGTATGGAAGTTCACAAAATCATAGATTCTTACACCGATTCACATGCTGTATTTAAACAAAGCAAAAAAAGACTAAAAGATAAGGGTTTATTAAAAGCTGTTATTGTTGATTTTACTTATGATTATTTATTAGCTAAAAACTGGGATAAATTTTGCAATATTGAACTAAATGAGTTTATGAATGATTTTTATAAAAATGCAGAAAAAAGAAAAATAGATTACCCAAGTAGACCAAAAGAAATAGTATCAAATATGGTTTCAAGGGATTTACTAAACTATCAAGACCTAAATCATCTTAAACAAGCTTTTGTAAGACTAGACAGAAGATTATCTGAGCGTTTATCAAAAAGAGATAGTGCAATTTCTTATTATGAAATAGCACAAGATAAAATGCCTCAATTAGAAGAAGACTTCTTAGAATTTTTTCCTGATTTAATACAAAAAGTAAAAGAGAATACAGATATAAACAAACTTTTCCACTGGAAGATATAA
- a CDS encoding class I SAM-dependent methyltransferase, translated as MNNTDIKQIIEDTFDDVSSLYDINEYFLITAKKMVNNLEYKGYLNILDLSCGTGNVALLLASKFKNSKVIGVDISSSMIEVASQKAKDLRLSNVQFIKADVENLDYEDKTFDIITCGFGLFFYSNMNESLKSFMKLLKNDGVFTFSSFTKEAFNPYSDIFLDSLHKDYGLNYPKGINLFLETEDEINDLVKAAGKYRHKIEKLEISKLITVEQWWDTLNSAGYKGMLNQLSKDDLEKFKTEHFKDVSKFCKDGKINLQTDTFVTKVFI; from the coding sequence ATGAATAATACAGACATAAAACAAATTATTGAAGATACATTTGATGATGTATCTTCTTTATATGATATAAACGAATATTTTTTAATAACTGCTAAAAAAATGGTTAACAACCTTGAGTACAAAGGATATCTTAATATATTAGATCTTTCTTGTGGTACGGGGAATGTAGCCCTTCTTTTAGCATCTAAGTTTAAGAACTCCAAAGTTATTGGTGTTGATATCTCATCATCAATGATAGAAGTAGCAAGTCAAAAAGCAAAAGATCTAAGACTTTCAAATGTACAATTCATTAAAGCTGACGTAGAAAATCTTGATTATGAAGATAAAACCTTTGATATTATTACTTGTGGTTTTGGACTATTTTTTTACTCTAATATGAATGAATCTCTAAAATCTTTTATGAAATTACTTAAAAATGATGGAGTATTTACATTCTCTTCTTTTACAAAAGAAGCCTTCAATCCTTATTCTGATATTTTCCTAGACTCTTTACATAAAGACTATGGTTTAAACTATCCTAAAGGTATTAATTTATTTTTAGAAACAGAAGATGAAATAAATGATTTAGTAAAAGCAGCAGGCAAATATCGACATAAAATTGAAAAATTAGAAATATCAAAATTGATTACAGTTGAGCAATGGTGGGATACATTAAACTCAGCAGGATACAAAGGAATGTTAAATCAACTCTCAAAAGATGATTTAGAAAAGTTTAAAACTGAACATTTCAAAGATGTATCAAAGTTTTGTAAAGATGGAAAAATCAACTTACAAACAGACACTTTTGTAACAAAGGTTTTTATCTAA
- a CDS encoding FecCD family ABC transporter permease, producing the protein MKKALFIVSIFILLIAPFLGEIALNLNEIFDSSSITYKVFWDLRISRVLLAFFVGGILALSGLIFQIIFKNALITPYTLGIASGTTMFTAISIVFFPTMLLSFSSALGSLFTITILYFISRRINKDSIAVSTNSILLIGIALSYFYSSVLLLVFYMSNLEQNYSIVRFTLGSLDTVGFTSSITVFVTAMIMYFTIYKNRAKIKLLLISNDTAFLKGLNVHKLNLLLLVVISLVVGISISFVGPIGFVGLVVPHIIKLIYKQSADKLIFPVFFYGGIFLVVSDLIARNLNTASSIPIGVVTAFIGAPFFVYLLIKRNKRA; encoded by the coding sequence ATGAAAAAAGCACTATTTATTGTAAGTATATTTATTCTACTAATCGCGCCATTTCTAGGAGAAATAGCACTTAACTTAAATGAAATATTTGATTCTTCAAGTATTACTTATAAAGTATTCTGGGATTTGAGAATCTCTAGAGTTTTATTGGCCTTTTTTGTTGGTGGGATTTTAGCTTTAAGTGGTTTAATATTTCAAATCATTTTTAAAAATGCTTTGATAACTCCCTATACTTTGGGAATTGCTAGTGGAACTACTATGTTTACAGCTATTTCAATAGTATTTTTTCCTACTATGTTATTGTCTTTTTCATCTGCTTTAGGTTCATTATTTACTATTACTATTTTGTATTTTATATCACGTAGAATAAATAAAGATTCTATTGCAGTCTCAACTAACTCAATACTTCTAATAGGTATTGCATTATCGTACTTTTACTCTTCTGTGCTACTTCTAGTGTTTTATATGAGTAATTTGGAGCAAAACTACTCTATTGTTAGATTTACCCTTGGTAGTTTAGATACTGTTGGATTTACTAGCTCAATTACAGTATTTGTTACTGCAATGATTATGTATTTTACTATTTATAAAAATAGAGCAAAAATAAAACTTCTTCTAATCTCAAATGATACAGCATTTTTAAAAGGTCTAAATGTACATAAATTAAATCTTTTACTTTTAGTTGTTATCTCACTTGTTGTTGGTATTAGTATTAGTTTTGTGGGACCTATTGGTTTTGTTGGGCTTGTAGTTCCTCATATTATAAAACTTATTTACAAACAAAGTGCAGATAAGCTAATCTTTCCAGTATTTTTCTATGGGGGAATATTTTTAGTTGTTTCTGATTTAATAGCTAGGAATTTAAATACAGCTTCAAGTATTCCAATTGGTGTAGTTACTGCCTTTATTGGGGCGCCATTCTTTGTATATTTACTTATAAAGAGAAATAAAAGAGCTTAA
- a CDS encoding helix-turn-helix domain-containing protein — protein MSNKIFKKEKLPFIEIRYIHDVRSCEKKHSHKELVFTAIKQGSIDIIFENKTDSLKPNELSIINPQEIHCAQLHDNLCKHCYVMYLDNTLMSDLQNSLFEDNIEYLLFNTSLVKDKRVHKTFVSLCESFFSNDTDSIEKEENLIEFILSLLKQYTSKTLFKKTDNKNSIQAKKIEKYLLENIEDDILLEDISQYMDLSIVHILRIFKKEFGLPIHSYLINKKVHIAKDLLAKNIAISEVAQRSGFFDQSHLNRSFKRVFQLTPKEYQKNIFS, from the coding sequence ATGTCTAATAAAATCTTCAAAAAAGAAAAACTTCCTTTTATTGAAATAAGATATATACACGATGTAAGAAGTTGTGAGAAAAAACACTCCCATAAAGAACTAGTATTTACTGCAATTAAACAAGGAAGTATTGATATTATTTTTGAGAATAAAACAGATTCATTAAAGCCAAATGAATTATCAATAATAAATCCTCAAGAAATACATTGTGCACAGCTTCATGATAATTTATGTAAACATTGTTATGTTATGTATTTAGATAATACATTGATGAGTGATTTGCAAAACTCTTTATTTGAAGATAATATCGAATATTTACTATTTAATACTTCTTTAGTTAAAGACAAAAGAGTCCATAAGACTTTTGTTTCTTTATGTGAAAGCTTTTTCTCAAATGACACAGACTCAATTGAAAAAGAAGAAAATTTAATAGAATTCATATTATCACTACTTAAACAATATACTTCAAAAACTTTATTCAAAAAAACTGATAATAAAAACTCCATTCAAGCAAAAAAAATAGAAAAATACTTATTAGAAAATATTGAAGATGATATATTATTAGAAGATATTTCCCAATATATGGACTTATCAATTGTTCATATTTTAAGAATATTCAAAAAAGAGTTTGGTTTACCTATTCATTCATATCTAATAAATAAAAAAGTACATATTGCAAAGGACTTATTAGCTAAAAATATTGCTATAAGTGAAGTAGCTCAAAGAAGCGGATTCTTCGATCAAAGCCACTTAAATAGATCTTTTAAAAGAGTCTTTCAACTAACACCAAAAGAGTATCAAAAAAACATCTTTTCTTAA
- a CDS encoding helix-turn-helix domain-containing protein, translated as MINNEKQNTLIIPQGLDNQAGVKQIFKYQNNSTILYKCLDYNLINLEFYTHTHCIVYNCNGVETITSYDFTSVDIGKAELLFLPKDMHLISDFISNNKSLEAYMFFINDDIVDKFIADKKIQKSKEEKKVSFYKMNVNDSVLKFIESLTLVSQNQYDSKQFLEIKLLELLYIIDAIDDRLVQSLMIENKDKEKRNIKSLMKKYYLSNFTMNEYALLSGRSLSTFHRDFKKHNNTTPKQYLLDLKLEYSKNQLESVNKTVSEISSEIGYENVSHFIKAFKSKYNITPKQISKKQL; from the coding sequence ATGATTAACAATGAAAAACAAAACACACTTATAATTCCTCAAGGCTTAGATAATCAAGCAGGAGTTAAACAGATATTTAAATATCAAAATAACTCTACTATTTTATATAAATGCCTAGATTATAATCTTATAAACTTGGAGTTTTATACTCATACCCATTGTATTGTGTATAACTGCAATGGGGTTGAGACTATTACATCTTATGATTTTACTAGTGTGGACATAGGGAAAGCAGAACTTCTTTTTTTACCTAAAGATATGCATTTAATCTCTGATTTTATAAGTAATAATAAATCTTTAGAAGCTTATATGTTTTTTATAAATGATGATATTGTTGATAAATTTATCGCTGATAAAAAGATACAAAAATCAAAAGAAGAGAAAAAAGTGAGTTTTTATAAGATGAATGTAAATGACTCAGTTCTTAAATTTATAGAGTCTTTGACTTTAGTAAGTCAAAATCAATATGATTCAAAACAATTCTTAGAGATAAAACTATTAGAATTATTATATATAATTGATGCTATTGATGATAGATTAGTTCAATCATTGATGATAGAAAACAAAGACAAAGAAAAAAGAAATATTAAGTCTTTGATGAAAAAATATTATCTTTCAAACTTTACTATGAATGAATATGCCCTACTTTCAGGTAGAAGTCTGTCTACATTTCATAGGGATTTTAAAAAACACAATAACACTACCCCAAAACAATACTTACTAGATTTAAAACTAGAATACTCTAAAAATCAATTAGAAAGTGTAAATAAAACAGTAAGTGAAATATCTTCTGAAATAGGCTATGAAAACGTATCTCACTTTATAAAAGCTTTCAAAAGTAAATACAATATCACTCCAAAACAAATCTCAAAAAAGCAACTTTGA
- a CDS encoding Acg family FMN-binding oxidoreductase: MNKQRRDFIKVVGLTTGIILAPSLANASKENYFQDNYCDSNILNKSWEGHNKDEQDIRVKVLSYSILAANPHNTQAWLIDLKEDQSIDLYVDKTRVLPQTDPFYRQIHIGQGTFLENLSISASYFGYKAQINYFPNGEYSNETLEEKAITNIKLIKDESIKKDELFDFILLRHTNKRKYQNLKIDEKRIAILKNELSKVLDNDSSIKITSDKKKIQKLSKIAIEAMRIENLDKQRDLETIKMFRFNDSEVNQYRDGFGFAQNGKSGITKFLLENFFVSREDAKKNPHTFANEGLKITKDQALSTNTYAWLSTKGNSRLEQVKIGRVYSRLNLITTSLGIAIHPMSQVLQEYKDMNKLQAEFLKETNTKENHTVQMFFRIGNAEKTEHTARRDIKDFYKVV, translated from the coding sequence ATGAATAAACAAAGAAGAGATTTCATAAAAGTAGTTGGACTTACTACAGGTATTATATTAGCCCCTAGTTTAGCAAATGCATCAAAAGAAAATTATTTCCAAGATAACTACTGTGATAGCAATATCTTAAATAAATCATGGGAAGGTCATAATAAAGATGAACAAGATATACGAGTAAAAGTACTATCTTATTCGATACTAGCAGCTAATCCTCATAATACTCAAGCATGGCTTATAGATTTAAAAGAAGATCAGAGCATAGATTTATACGTAGATAAAACAAGAGTACTACCTCAAACTGATCCTTTTTATAGACAAATACATATAGGTCAAGGTACATTTCTTGAAAATCTTAGTATTAGTGCTTCTTATTTTGGATACAAAGCTCAAATTAACTACTTTCCAAATGGAGAATATTCAAATGAAACTTTAGAAGAAAAAGCAATTACTAATATCAAATTAATCAAAGATGAGTCTATTAAAAAAGATGAGTTATTTGACTTTATACTTTTAAGACATACAAATAAAAGAAAATATCAAAATTTGAAAATAGATGAAAAAAGAATAGCTATTTTAAAAAATGAACTTTCAAAAGTTTTAGATAATGATTCTTCTATAAAGATAACAAGTGACAAAAAGAAGATACAAAAGTTAAGCAAAATTGCAATAGAAGCAATGAGAATTGAAAACCTAGATAAACAAAGAGATTTAGAAACAATCAAAATGTTTAGATTTAATGATAGTGAAGTTAATCAGTATAGAGATGGATTTGGTTTTGCTCAAAATGGAAAATCCGGAATTACAAAGTTCTTATTAGAAAACTTCTTTGTATCACGAGAAGATGCAAAAAAAAATCCTCATACCTTTGCAAATGAAGGATTAAAAATAACAAAAGATCAAGCCTTATCAACAAATACCTATGCATGGTTAAGTACAAAAGGTAATTCTAGATTAGAACAAGTAAAAATAGGAAGAGTCTATTCTAGATTAAATCTAATAACAACATCTTTAGGAATTGCTATTCATCCAATGAGCCAAGTACTTCAAGAGTATAAAGATATGAATAAACTACAAGCAGAATTTTTAAAAGAAACTAACACAAAAGAAAATCATACGGTACAAATGTTTTTTAGAATTGGAAATGCTGAGAAAACTGAGCATACGGCAAGGAGAGATATAAAAGATTTTTATAAAGTAGTATAG
- a CDS encoding ABC transporter ATP-binding protein: MLEINNYKSDILNNITFQLNDNDNLIILGENGAGKSTLAKVLSNLIENQDVKLFGEKLDSIADNKRATLINYIPPKLEIFDEYLTLREFMELASITSVDNEKITKLIKLLKLEKLENRYCKAFSSGEKQLLLLASSIMHDAKITIFDELTANLDISRLKEVYDILQSPMLQQKIVITHNLDLAYALKYKVLYLKDGEIEFYGEHDEFFSNENLKRFYNNTISKIDEHLVVNL, from the coding sequence ATGTTAGAGATAAACAACTACAAAAGTGATATTCTAAATAATATTACTTTCCAACTAAATGATAATGACAACTTAATAATCCTAGGTGAAAATGGTGCTGGAAAGTCCACACTAGCTAAGGTTTTATCAAACTTAATAGAAAACCAAGATGTTAAACTTTTTGGTGAAAAACTTGACTCAATTGCTGATAATAAAAGAGCTACTTTAATAAACTACATACCTCCAAAACTAGAAATATTCGATGAATATCTTACTTTACGAGAGTTTATGGAACTAGCTTCTATTACATCAGTTGACAATGAAAAGATTACAAAATTAATCAAACTTTTAAAACTAGAGAAACTAGAAAATAGATATTGTAAAGCTTTTTCTTCAGGGGAAAAACAACTGTTACTTTTAGCTTCAAGTATTATGCATGATGCAAAAATCACTATTTTTGATGAACTTACTGCAAATTTAGATATTAGCAGACTAAAAGAAGTCTATGATATTTTACAATCACCTATGCTTCAACAAAAAATAGTAATTACTCATAATCTTGATTTAGCCTATGCTTTAAAATATAAAGTATTGTATTTAAAAGATGGAGAGATAGAATTTTATGGAGAACATGATGAGTTCTTTTCAAATGAAAATCTAAAAAGGTTTTACAATAATACTATTTCCAAAATAGATGAACACTTGGTGGTAAATCTATGA
- a CDS encoding metallophosphoesterase family protein: MKIAILSDIKSNVYALEAVIADAKSRSVDAMLNLGDSFYGPIEPRATYNLIKENQFITISGNEDRQVLEATPAQLEENETLRYTYNQLADDVLYWIQDLSFEKLIGPDYYMIHGTYMDDSLYMLEDVSSGKPVLKNDKQILEIIDDIKSTFVMCGNSGLPRCTTLSSGQVIINPGAVGLQAFKSNVPNDHIIENNTPDASYVILNVEDNQYSVEPIRVAYDYEKAALKAEENNRADWAHSLRTGKVLN, from the coding sequence ATGAAAATAGCTATTTTATCTGATATTAAATCTAATGTTTATGCTTTAGAAGCAGTAATTGCGGATGCAAAAAGTAGATCAGTAGATGCTATGTTAAATCTTGGGGATTCATTTTATGGACCAATTGAACCAAGAGCTACATACAATTTAATAAAAGAAAATCAATTTATTACAATTAGTGGAAATGAAGACAGACAAGTATTAGAAGCAACACCAGCACAACTAGAAGAGAATGAAACATTAAGATATACATATAATCAATTAGCTGATGATGTATTATATTGGATTCAAGACTTATCATTTGAAAAATTAATAGGACCTGATTATTATATGATTCATGGAACATATATGGATGATTCTTTATATATGTTAGAAGATGTAAGCTCTGGAAAACCAGTACTTAAAAATGATAAACAAATTTTAGAAATTATTGATGATATTAAATCTACATTTGTTATGTGTGGAAACTCTGGGCTTCCTAGATGTACAACACTATCATCAGGACAGGTTATAATTAACCCAGGAGCTGTTGGATTACAAGCTTTTAAATCAAATGTACCAAATGATCATATTATTGAAAACAACACTCCTGATGCATCTTATGTGATTTTAAACGTAGAAGACAATCAATATAGTGTAGAACCAATTAGAGTAGCTTATGATTACGAAAAAGCTGCATTAAAAGCAGAAGAGAATAATAGAGCAGATTGGGCACATAGTTTAAGAACTGGAAAAGTTCTAAACTAG
- a CDS encoding class I SAM-dependent methyltransferase codes for MNIQKQHNEKIIEQFSKQAVPFTTIEGHYDSVDTIISMCELKSYHKVLDIACGTGIVTCEFAKHAKEVIGLDITEGMLNQARKLQKEKELNNINFRNSNVEVLPFEDNSFDIVFTRYSFHHFLDTQKVFDEMLRVCKKDGKIIIVDVSLKQSVSLAYNQMEKLRDPSHTKALTFEEFNNLFDNSELKNHKESSYKVNLELEKQLEASFPNKGDEDKIRKIFQEDIKTNALGVESYKKDGKIYFSYPISIFLAQKK; via the coding sequence ATGAATATACAAAAACAACATAATGAAAAAATCATAGAACAATTCTCAAAACAAGCTGTACCCTTTACAACAATAGAAGGTCACTACGATAGTGTAGATACTATTATCTCTATGTGTGAGCTAAAATCATATCATAAAGTTCTAGATATCGCTTGTGGTACAGGTATCGTTACTTGTGAGTTTGCAAAGCATGCAAAAGAAGTAATAGGATTAGATATCACAGAAGGGATGTTAAATCAAGCTAGAAAACTACAAAAAGAAAAAGAACTAAACAATATAAATTTTAGAAACTCAAATGTTGAAGTTTTACCTTTTGAGGATAATAGTTTTGATATAGTATTTACTCGATATAGTTTTCATCATTTCTTAGATACACAAAAAGTATTTGATGAGATGTTAAGGGTTTGTAAAAAAGATGGGAAGATTATTATTGTAGATGTCTCACTTAAACAAAGTGTTTCATTAGCTTATAACCAAATGGAAAAACTAAGAGATCCATCTCATACTAAAGCTTTAACATTTGAAGAGTTTAACAATCTTTTTGATAATAGTGAGTTAAAAAATCATAAAGAAAGTTCATATAAAGTCAATCTAGAATTAGAAAAACAATTAGAAGCATCTTTCCCAAATAAAGGTGATGAAGATAAAATAAGAAAAATATTTCAAGAAGATATTAAAACAAATGCTTTAGGAGTAGAATCTTATAAAAAAGATGGAAAAATATACTTTTCATACCCTATTAGTATATTTTTAGCCCAAAAGAAATAG
- a CDS encoding ABC transporter substrate-binding protein has product MNKLIFILLISCINLFGEQRIITLSPSINEIVFALGEGKNIVANTQYSDYPEESKSIPKVGGYATISLEKIIAYKPTVVITQNYDEKLLRNLKALGINTLIFKTDTISSIKKTITTLGKYFKRDEKANELVKTIDESLASLSNIVKNKKILTVIGPRKNLNNQIYIAGNNLYFEDVLKASNNKNAYYSESTNQPVVNSEKIINMNPDIIVLLSPFLDGKIEEQERLKTLWQTLPVNASINKDIYIIDKTYSGIPSHRVIYFIRDFKKILNNVRDKQLQK; this is encoded by the coding sequence ATGAATAAACTAATATTTATACTTTTAATATCATGTATAAATTTATTTGGAGAGCAGAGAATAATAACTCTCTCTCCTTCAATAAATGAAATAGTATTTGCTTTAGGTGAGGGCAAGAATATTGTGGCTAATACTCAATATAGTGATTATCCTGAAGAATCAAAATCTATTCCTAAAGTAGGTGGTTACGCTACTATCTCACTAGAGAAAATTATAGCTTATAAACCTACTGTTGTAATTACTCAAAATTATGATGAAAAACTTCTTCGTAATTTAAAAGCTTTAGGAATTAATACATTAATTTTTAAAACAGATACAATTTCATCTATTAAAAAAACTATTACTACTCTTGGAAAATATTTTAAAAGAGATGAAAAAGCAAACGAGCTTGTAAAAACAATTGATGAATCTTTAGCTTCACTATCGAATATTGTAAAGAATAAAAAAATCTTAACAGTAATAGGTCCACGAAAAAATCTAAATAATCAAATCTATATTGCAGGTAATAATCTATATTTTGAAGATGTTTTAAAAGCTTCAAATAACAAAAATGCCTACTACTCTGAAAGTACAAATCAACCAGTTGTAAACTCTGAGAAGATAATAAATATGAATCCTGATATAATAGTGCTTTTATCGCCATTTTTAGATGGTAAGATAGAAGAACAAGAAAGACTAAAAACACTTTGGCAAACACTTCCAGTAAATGCAAGTATAAATAAAGATATTTATATTATTGACAAAACATATTCAGGAATTCCTAGTCATAGGGTTATATATTTTATAAGAGATTTTAAAAAGATACTAAATAATGTTAGAGATAAACAACTACAAAAGTGA